The Echinicola jeungdonensis genome segment CATAAATAAAGCTTTGCTCACCATGATAGCTTCATTAGGAATAGTGGCTGTAATATAACCGATACCCTGCGCTATGGTGATCAAAATGGTCAGTACCCTGGTGATTTGATTTATCCTTTTTCTACCAGATTCTCCTTCTTTTTGAAGTTTCTGGAAATAAGGCACTCCAACAGTTAATAATTGCAACACAATGGATGCAGAAATATACGGCATAATACCCAACCCAAAGATGGATGCATTACTAAATGCTCCACCAAGGAAGGTATCAATTAGGCCAAATATCCCTTCTGAAGAACCAGACAATTGATTAGGATCCACTCCGGGCAATACAATAAAAGAACCAAGTCTGAATACAATCAAAAATCCAACTGTATTCAGAATTCGGGTTCTTAAATCTTCAATAGAAAAGATATTCTTAACTGTTGAAATAAACTTTTTCATTGGTTATATCTTGTTAACAGTGCCACCCACTTTCTCAATTGCTTCTACTGCGGATGCAGAGAAATAATGGGCACTTACGTTTAATTTGGCCGTAAGTTCGCCTCTTCCTAGGACTTTTACAACATCTTTTTTGGAAACCAATCCATTTTCTACCAGGGTTTCTACAGAAATTTCCTCAACCTTAAGTTTATCAGCGAGTTCCTGTAGAGCATCCAAATTGATAGGTTTAGTTTCAATGCGGTTTAAGCTTTTAAAACCAAATTTAGGAACTCTTCTTTGAAGAGGCATCTGCCCACCTTCAAATCCAAGTTTATAAGAATATCCTGATCTGGATTTGGCTCCTTTATGACCTCGGGTAGAAGTTCCACCTCTACCGGATCCTGGACCTCGGCCAATTCTTTTTCGGTTCTTTACAGAACCTTCAGCAGGTTTTAAAGTATGTAGTTTCATAATTAGGCTTCCTCCACTTTTACAAGGTGACTAACTTTTCTTATCATTCCGGCAATTTGTGGAGTATCATCTACTTCCACAAATTTATTGATCTTACCAAGTCCTAAAGCCTGAATAGTAGCTTTCTGGTCTTTTGGCCGACTAATAGTGCTTTTGATCTGTGTTATTTTTACCTTTGCCATTTTCTTACCCGTTAAATACTTTAGACAATTTAACACCACGTTGCTGGGATACGGCGATGCCATCTCTCAATTGAGAAAGGGCTTCAATGGTAGCTTTAACCACATTGTGCGGATTGGAAGATCCTTTAGACTTA includes the following:
- the rplO gene encoding 50S ribosomal protein L15 codes for the protein MKLHTLKPAEGSVKNRKRIGRGPGSGRGGTSTRGHKGAKSRSGYSYKLGFEGGQMPLQRRVPKFGFKSLNRIETKPINLDALQELADKLKVEEISVETLVENGLVSKKDVVKVLGRGELTAKLNVSAHYFSASAVEAIEKVGGTVNKI
- the rpmD gene encoding 50S ribosomal protein L30 — its product is MAKVKITQIKSTISRPKDQKATIQALGLGKINKFVEVDDTPQIAGMIRKVSHLVKVEEA